Proteins from one Leptospira fletcheri genomic window:
- a CDS encoding NADase-type glycan-binding domain-containing protein has protein sequence MKKEIFILILVLLASSAANAQEDTFKEDCFSKKNNQELKLLSQKKSLDPITGPLYARDAKYPAKGMDWSTSYFAEPWVKISRTRPKNRGEAIEWVEDTCGFNAYLAQDFYPQTFWCEGVDGFGIGEVIAGVISIQKSHFYIAPGYNQGIEKRNSQREGFLAYSRPKEITIYYLVPRVVDTPQGGGTRFNDIVFFDKQTFKLGEAPGWQKIDIENYDKIKSYVSKFDSKRREPLILVAIEINSVYEGNNPKYKDKTCISEIGNVLEDSEYSKQYIKK, from the coding sequence ATGAAAAAAGAAATATTCATTTTGATTTTAGTTCTTCTGGCTTCCTCTGCTGCAAATGCGCAAGAGGATACGTTTAAGGAAGATTGTTTTTCGAAGAAGAATAACCAAGAGTTAAAGCTGCTATCCCAAAAGAAATCTTTGGATCCGATCACAGGACCTCTTTATGCGAGAGATGCGAAATATCCGGCTAAAGGGATGGATTGGTCGACCTCTTATTTTGCAGAACCTTGGGTGAAGATTAGTAGAACGAGACCTAAAAACAGAGGTGAGGCCATTGAATGGGTGGAGGACACTTGCGGATTTAATGCTTACTTAGCGCAGGATTTTTACCCTCAAACTTTTTGGTGCGAAGGCGTAGATGGTTTCGGCATCGGCGAGGTAATTGCCGGAGTCATTTCGATTCAAAAGAGTCATTTTTATATTGCTCCAGGATACAATCAGGGAATTGAAAAACGAAACAGTCAACGAGAAGGTTTCCTCGCGTATTCTCGTCCTAAAGAGATTACAATTTACTATTTAGTTCCTCGTGTCGTGGATACCCCCCAAGGAGGAGGGACCCGATTTAACGACATTGTATTCTTCGATAAACAGACTTTCAAGTTGGGAGAGGCACCTGGTTGGCAGAAAATCGATATAGAGAATTACGATAAAATCAAATCTTATGTTTCTAAGTTCGATTCGAAACGGAGAGAACCTTTGATCCTTGTGGCGATTGAGATCAATTCTGTATACGAAGGGAATAACCCGAAATATAAAGATAAGACTTGTATCAGCGAAATTGGAAACGTTTTGGAGGACTCGGAATATTCTAAGCAGTATATAAAGAAATGA
- a CDS encoding TIGR04388 family protein, producing the protein MGGNAIRVQLTNGQLIAGLVSTVGQTWIGDELGGTNGAVAGLVNGIISTVTMGSNLPMTGFVSWTPHQNKDILLGEDGQAGGWGGGFAFADEGANVGLSFTPGSGIDLNVNYNFKGANGEGLGFLGGSYNAGSGNTSVSGGVDLFGKEKGDLHHGGLVASVSKDGTSSIGGYYNYGDGKLPPNLRGHGFTLNYSTDGRLNFSGQFKGSTVASVNYNTATGKFEKLEGNINFQNDLNLAFIQEHAIENFQKGNKTVATTTGKLLAEMGLLSKSDLSVLLSSPEGVNKINDLFEEMKSKLDTEEKKKLFKQQLKLAGKRIGIRIEFEPSVTETWQKLTNRVLGDVLLAFGGANTGLSAVDTAENLFRTKTCFSGSQEIWTVKGYRRLNELKSGDKAYTLNEETGEIEIQEIEEVITHDVNVVHKVRYGNGGIVTTTWNHPFAILNAGERSKNSGVSGDVWAKAEDLKSGDRSITKQSIQRARMKSRLKKTPVLTERLAYASIALHGNPFNGVVEANWKTEVEGTLEIEEIREVIEKERVYNLEMSGNHNYFIRIGNDLALVHNYDETTQAILKDPNLTPKEKMEKLLARESFTFEGKTWNREEITPEKKDAKGKIVQRREFGYVSEENQYGKKDTLTFKEVKGKVEAVQLQEGGNLGKYYKEIKKYNEKFNQIDGRERIYGNLPTFEEKPQHYRDEVRIALKDKGIEVPLTEDANGKKSFKFLKLEGDKIKSSNTPSRMIETDGGVLVIAGQTHTQRGFSYQGESDREGLKVHDGPHPGRAVHDYEICQSAAPAEILHALGFKMTESQMKKFGSLEVMIARDFADFAAKSGRRPSDLNYNEITKILSEKYGFGKQDSKEVGYNKSYEAPKAKYFTNGRFDEEFLTQLKDYNTKAAHDFQGEKLKSWIISELRAGRQVVVGGNFAGLDHILVITGYDKYGYIVHDSYGDANKKYTNTDGRYNRYKFKDPLFRFGYGYSVKKN; encoded by the coding sequence GTGGGTGGAAACGCGATCCGAGTTCAATTAACAAACGGCCAACTGATCGCAGGACTCGTGAGTACAGTCGGACAGACATGGATCGGAGACGAACTGGGAGGAACGAACGGAGCGGTCGCAGGACTGGTCAACGGAATCATTAGCACAGTGACAATGGGCTCGAACCTCCCGATGACAGGATTCGTGAGCTGGACACCTCACCAAAACAAAGACATTCTCCTCGGAGAAGACGGACAAGCAGGAGGTTGGGGAGGAGGATTCGCATTCGCAGACGAAGGAGCGAACGTAGGACTGAGCTTTACACCTGGAAGTGGAATCGACTTGAACGTGAACTACAACTTCAAGGGAGCGAATGGAGAAGGCTTAGGATTCTTGGGAGGTAGCTATAACGCGGGGAGCGGGAACACAAGTGTAAGCGGAGGAGTGGATCTGTTCGGGAAAGAAAAAGGAGACCTACACCACGGAGGATTGGTTGCAAGCGTGAGCAAGGACGGAACCTCAAGCATAGGTGGATACTACAACTACGGAGACGGGAAACTTCCTCCGAACTTACGAGGCCACGGATTCACACTGAACTATTCTACAGACGGAAGACTGAACTTCAGCGGTCAGTTTAAGGGATCTACAGTCGCATCGGTAAATTATAATACTGCAACAGGAAAATTCGAGAAGTTAGAAGGGAATATCAACTTCCAAAACGATCTGAACTTGGCATTTATCCAAGAACATGCGATCGAGAATTTTCAGAAAGGAAATAAGACAGTTGCGACGACGACTGGGAAACTTCTCGCAGAGATGGGACTCTTGTCCAAATCGGACTTGAGTGTACTCCTGAGTAGCCCTGAAGGAGTGAACAAAATCAACGACCTCTTCGAAGAGATGAAATCCAAACTGGATACGGAAGAGAAGAAGAAGCTCTTCAAACAACAACTGAAACTTGCGGGGAAAAGAATCGGGATCCGAATCGAATTCGAACCTTCTGTGACAGAGACATGGCAGAAACTAACGAACAGAGTGTTGGGGGACGTGCTGCTTGCGTTCGGTGGTGCGAATACGGGACTGAGCGCAGTGGACACTGCGGAGAACCTCTTCCGGACAAAAACCTGTTTTAGCGGTAGTCAGGAGATCTGGACGGTAAAAGGATACAGAAGGTTAAACGAATTAAAATCCGGAGATAAGGCGTACACGTTAAACGAAGAGACTGGAGAAATAGAGATCCAGGAGATCGAAGAAGTGATCACGCACGATGTAAATGTAGTACACAAAGTTCGTTATGGTAACGGAGGAATTGTGACGACAACTTGGAACCACCCGTTTGCAATTTTAAACGCAGGAGAAAGAAGTAAGAATTCGGGAGTGAGTGGAGACGTGTGGGCGAAGGCTGAGGACTTAAAAAGCGGGGATAGAAGCATTACGAAGCAAAGTATCCAGAGAGCCAGAATGAAATCGAGACTGAAAAAGACCCCTGTTTTAACGGAGAGATTGGCATACGCGTCTATTGCGCTGCATGGGAATCCGTTTAACGGCGTAGTAGAAGCGAATTGGAAAACTGAAGTAGAAGGAACGCTCGAGATAGAAGAGATCCGTGAAGTCATAGAGAAGGAGAGAGTGTATAACCTTGAGATGTCCGGAAATCACAACTATTTTATCCGGATCGGGAATGACCTTGCACTGGTCCACAACTACGACGAGACGACTCAAGCAATCCTGAAAGATCCGAATCTAACACCGAAAGAGAAAATGGAGAAACTGCTTGCCCGAGAATCGTTTACGTTTGAGGGGAAGACTTGGAATCGAGAAGAAATCACTCCTGAGAAAAAGGACGCCAAAGGCAAGATTGTACAAAGAAGAGAATTCGGATACGTCTCTGAGGAAAACCAGTATGGCAAGAAGGATACACTTACCTTCAAAGAAGTGAAGGGAAAAGTAGAAGCAGTCCAGTTGCAAGAAGGCGGGAACTTAGGGAAATATTATAAAGAGATTAAGAAATATAACGAGAAATTTAATCAAATAGATGGAAGAGAGAGAATCTATGGGAACTTACCAACTTTTGAAGAAAAGCCTCAACATTATAGAGATGAGGTTCGCATAGCGCTGAAAGATAAGGGAATAGAAGTGCCTTTAACGGAGGATGCTAATGGAAAGAAATCCTTCAAATTCTTAAAGTTGGAAGGAGACAAGATCAAGTCATCCAATACCCCGAGCCGGATGATAGAGACGGACGGAGGAGTTCTTGTGATTGCTGGACAAACACATACGCAAAGAGGTTTTTCTTACCAAGGAGAAAGTGACAGAGAAGGTTTAAAAGTACATGATGGTCCACATCCTGGACGAGCAGTTCATGACTATGAAATCTGCCAATCTGCTGCACCTGCGGAAATACTGCATGCCTTAGGTTTTAAAATGACAGAAAGTCAAATGAAAAAATTCGGGAGTTTGGAGGTGATGATTGCTCGGGATTTTGCTGACTTTGCGGCTAAATCAGGACGAAGACCGTCTGATCTCAATTATAACGAGATTACGAAGATCTTGAGTGAGAAATACGGATTCGGAAAACAGGATTCAAAAGAAGTAGGATACAATAAATCTTACGAAGCACCGAAGGCAAAATATTTTACAAACGGTCGTTTTGATGAAGAATTCCTGACTCAACTAAAAGACTACAATACAAAAGCAGCTCACGATTTCCAGGGAGAAAAATTGAAATCCTGGATTATCTCCGAGTTAAGAGCGGGACGACAGGTAGTCGTAGGCGGGAATTTTGCTGGCTTGGATCACATACTTGTAATTACTGGATACGACAAGTATGGATATATTGTGCATGATTCCTATGGGGATGCGAATAAGAAGTATACGAATACGGATGGTCGCTACAATCGTTATAAATTTAAGGATCCGCTTTTTAGATTCGGATACGGCTATTCGGTTAAGAAAAATTAG
- a CDS encoding NADase-type glycan-binding domain-containing protein: MRNSKVKILVLLILLLQTVGIWAQEEPRPGADCITGKDNVSLKVLKTMKDDDVLKQEFVGPADMDTGGWWWSLGWATSHLRPKGQELANFMKSKPKESNKKAIRDWTKKSCDNIAYYAQYYGLKERKAYCTNVNRGIGEIILSYIYIHEDKNKMNSFYLLPGRQNMKKEFYEHGRPREITVYYLIPENSGMIQNGAVVFQNPWLYQKQKIILKDTLSYQKIEIPNFENIYEDTPFSDCCSKRIMVAIEINSVYDGTKEKDITCITDIRSGGEDEKVYQYVPK; this comes from the coding sequence ATGAGAAACTCGAAAGTAAAAATACTAGTCCTGCTAATTCTTTTGTTGCAAACGGTTGGAATTTGGGCCCAAGAAGAGCCTCGTCCTGGAGCAGATTGTATCACCGGAAAAGATAATGTTTCTTTAAAAGTTCTAAAGACGATGAAGGACGATGACGTTTTGAAGCAAGAGTTTGTCGGACCGGCAGATATGGATACTGGCGGCTGGTGGTGGTCCCTTGGATGGGCGACTTCTCACCTTCGCCCTAAAGGACAAGAACTTGCAAATTTTATGAAATCTAAGCCCAAGGAGTCAAATAAAAAGGCTATTAGAGATTGGACCAAAAAATCCTGCGATAATATTGCTTATTATGCTCAATATTATGGATTAAAGGAAAGAAAGGCATATTGTACCAATGTAAATCGAGGTATAGGCGAAATAATTCTTTCATATATCTATATACATGAAGATAAAAATAAAATGAATTCCTTTTATCTTCTGCCTGGAAGGCAAAATATGAAAAAAGAATTTTATGAACACGGTCGTCCGAGAGAAATTACAGTTTATTATTTAATACCTGAAAATTCAGGAATGATTCAAAATGGTGCAGTTGTTTTTCAAAATCCTTGGTTATATCAGAAGCAGAAGATAATACTGAAGGATACTTTAAGCTACCAGAAAATTGAGATTCCAAATTTTGAAAATATTTATGAGGACACTCCATTTTCAGATTGCTGTAGTAAGAGAATCATGGTGGCGATCGAAATCAATAGCGTGTATGATGGCACTAAGGAGAAAGACATTACCTGTATAACAGATATACGAAGCGGAGGAGAAGATGAAAAGGTCTACCAGTATGTCCCGAAATAG
- a CDS encoding Hint domain-containing protein, which translates to MSRGFFSELKVLLGEFHKESANALEESQLHEKFAHDTCFVAETGVWTPKGRRSIQSLKVGEEVYSLNEETGEIEIQKITETFVHDVMSIHKLKYENEGNLGATWNHPFGVINAGSRTKDSGVSGDLWVKVEDLRAGDRSITRRSLRNAKLKRRLANIPIIAASIGDRSWVNEDLRSNWKKEVEGTLEIKRIEEIRKPVKVYNLEVEKNHSYFVFVGDEPAVVHNYNEAIQRILDGIGIVSEDGTKLFGGIVEGPNSTKKVASVDDRIRALKGAKEFDYGGSKWKNIETGEKEVVHFQSERNVYGLKEDLYFRKKNGEIIIEQVQHVNGKELKTVGNNLDVLKQTVVGVGYKTTEEYLNHLTNVLEERAGKGTKYDDGRPVAKLSKDPITGRPILRETPNGLHTAAVEITVKGEKLQGRTLVEEVGRTQREAQSQYPGERGLVRSYDKSNPLEYKAWDWKNDKYGDGIGGDLRDSHICQSTVIAEDIHNNNRTTGEVAKIIADYAAARGKRPSELLYFEISEAVGDLGLTIRKQDYIEFNPKKSRSSFNDKLFDFVKEQLDQGKSIVTGGRYGDSIDHVAKIVAFVESPNGQRGFLVNDSYGDAYKGYARNGKNGSQDGRMVFYPLDDPMIAKFKYAYSVTENNGTNTPSNPQGPRRRSSSGLWNRFTNFFKFWK; encoded by the coding sequence GTGTCTAGGGGATTTTTTTCTGAGCTAAAGGTTCTCTTAGGCGAATTTCACAAGGAATCGGCAAACGCTCTGGAAGAATCTCAACTTCACGAAAAATTTGCACACGACACCTGTTTTGTAGCGGAAACAGGAGTTTGGACTCCTAAAGGCAGAAGGTCAATCCAATCCTTGAAAGTAGGGGAAGAGGTCTATTCTCTTAACGAAGAGACAGGGGAAATAGAGATCCAGAAGATCACGGAGACCTTTGTCCATGACGTAATGAGTATCCACAAGTTAAAGTATGAAAACGAAGGAAATTTGGGAGCTACTTGGAACCACCCATTTGGAGTGATAAACGCAGGATCCAGAACAAAAGATTCCGGAGTTTCAGGGGATCTGTGGGTGAAGGTGGAAGACCTGCGAGCAGGTGACAGAAGCATTACGAGAAGAAGCCTCCGGAATGCGAAGTTAAAGAGAAGACTTGCAAATATCCCGATTATTGCTGCATCCATCGGAGACAGGTCTTGGGTGAATGAGGACCTCCGTTCCAACTGGAAAAAGGAAGTAGAAGGGACACTGGAAATCAAAAGAATAGAAGAAATCCGTAAACCTGTGAAAGTGTATAACTTGGAAGTAGAGAAGAACCACAGTTATTTTGTATTCGTCGGAGACGAGCCTGCAGTTGTTCACAATTATAACGAGGCTATCCAAAGGATTTTAGATGGAATCGGAATCGTTTCGGAAGATGGTACGAAGCTGTTTGGGGGTATTGTGGAAGGCCCGAACAGCACGAAGAAGGTTGCGAGTGTAGATGATCGGATCCGAGCATTAAAAGGAGCCAAAGAATTCGATTACGGAGGCTCTAAATGGAAGAATATAGAAACAGGTGAGAAGGAAGTAGTTCATTTCCAATCGGAACGAAACGTATATGGACTGAAAGAAGATCTCTATTTCCGTAAGAAGAATGGAGAAATTATTATTGAGCAAGTCCAGCACGTAAATGGGAAAGAATTAAAGACGGTCGGGAACAATCTTGATGTACTCAAACAAACAGTTGTCGGAGTGGGTTACAAGACGACGGAAGAATATTTGAACCATTTGACGAATGTGCTTGAAGAGCGAGCAGGAAAAGGAACTAAATACGACGACGGCCGACCTGTAGCTAAATTGAGCAAGGATCCGATAACTGGGCGTCCGATCTTGAGAGAGACACCAAATGGCCTACATACGGCTGCTGTGGAAATCACCGTAAAAGGAGAAAAGCTCCAGGGTAGAACTTTAGTGGAAGAAGTGGGACGGACTCAGAGAGAGGCACAAAGCCAGTATCCGGGAGAAAGAGGCTTGGTGAGAAGCTACGATAAGAGTAATCCTTTAGAATATAAAGCCTGGGATTGGAAAAATGATAAGTATGGAGATGGAATTGGCGGAGATTTGAGAGATAGCCATATTTGCCAGTCGACAGTGATTGCAGAAGATATTCATAATAATAACCGAACAACTGGGGAAGTTGCTAAAATCATTGCTGACTATGCAGCTGCGAGAGGAAAAAGACCATCGGAGTTATTATATTTCGAAATTTCGGAAGCAGTAGGAGATCTAGGGCTGACGATACGCAAACAGGATTACATTGAATTTAATCCGAAAAAAAGCCGTAGTTCATTTAATGATAAGTTATTTGATTTCGTGAAGGAACAGTTAGATCAAGGCAAATCTATTGTTACTGGTGGTAGATACGGAGATAGTATAGATCACGTTGCCAAAATAGTTGCTTTCGTAGAAAGTCCAAATGGACAAAGAGGATTTTTGGTAAACGATTCTTATGGAGATGCATATAAAGGTTATGCTCGAAATGGAAAGAACGGTTCTCAGGATGGACGGATGGTATTCTATCCTTTGGATGATCCCATGATTGCAAAATTCAAATATGCATACTCCGTTACAGAAAACAATGGAACAAATACACCCTCTAATCCTCAGGGGCCGAGAAGACGTAGTTCTTCAGGTTTATGGAATAGATTTACAAACTTCTTTAAATTTTGGAAATAG
- a CDS encoding type II toxin-antitoxin system HicB family antitoxin: MIEKSPTGYGAYVPDLPGCVAVGGTEEEVTQFIKEAIEFHLDGMRKDGEPIPEPSRVTLVSV, from the coding sequence ATTATAGAAAAAAGTCCTACAGGTTACGGAGCCTATGTTCCAGACCTTCCCGGATGTGTTGCCGTAGGCGGAACAGAGGAAGAGGTCACCCAATTCATCAAGGAAGCCATTGAATTCCACCTGGATGGAATGAGAAAAGACGGGGAACCTATCCCGGAGCCTTCTCGGGTTACCTTGGTGTCCGTTTAA
- a CDS encoding type II toxin-antitoxin system HicA family toxin produces the protein MKVKEIIKIIEDDGWYLVDQKGSHRQFKHSLKPGRVTVAGKPSADIPTGTLKSILKQSGLK, from the coding sequence ATGAAAGTAAAAGAGATAATCAAAATCATAGAAGATGACGGTTGGTATTTAGTGGACCAAAAAGGAAGTCATAGACAGTTTAAACACTCTTTAAAACCTGGAAGAGTCACTGTAGCTGGAAAGCCCAGTGCCGATATTCCTACAGGAACCTTGAAGAGTATTTTAAAACAATCCGGTCTAAAGTAA
- a CDS encoding ParB N-terminal domain-containing protein, protein MRSEEEKAKEWMETQERTPRPGASLSRPYIPKGVALNPIVKMVPPESLKPNPRNDFDPLSPEEYENLKEDIAINGILDALTAKKGGTIVTGENRYRIALELKEHENEEVRRRVQNIPVRFYMNDLTEEEEYDILEGDNLFRRHLTPEQKKERLKKRILRKYKDELVLDNRGGDRKSEIPKDEVDLFSETKGSGDEDEALAEDPNQGSNLQGEVLILEKKNIAKKISENENIPLGTATRYVSEIRKELHSKDPKPAKQKTTKETHSNKDKVKEFQKKFSRLTATGKKTEVNRLVGKLIGVRKKISELNAQISALQSQESEAIEKLVSVGEKKRVQGLHV, encoded by the coding sequence ATGAGAAGCGAGGAAGAGAAAGCTAAAGAATGGATGGAGACTCAAGAGAGGACACCTCGTCCCGGAGCTTCTCTATCTAGGCCCTATATTCCTAAGGGAGTTGCATTGAATCCGATCGTAAAGATGGTTCCGCCAGAGAGTTTGAAACCGAACCCTCGGAACGATTTCGACCCTTTGAGTCCGGAAGAATACGAGAACTTAAAAGAGGACATCGCTATAAACGGAATCCTGGATGCGCTCACTGCCAAGAAAGGCGGAACTATTGTCACGGGAGAGAACCGCTACCGAATCGCTTTGGAATTGAAAGAGCATGAAAACGAAGAGGTAAGAAGGCGAGTCCAGAACATTCCTGTACGTTTCTACATGAATGATTTAACGGAGGAAGAGGAATACGACATCCTGGAAGGGGACAATCTATTCCGCCGACACTTGACCCCGGAGCAAAAGAAAGAACGACTAAAGAAGAGAATCCTCCGTAAATACAAGGACGAGCTTGTATTAGATAACCGAGGAGGGGATCGTAAGAGTGAAATACCAAAGGATGAGGTGGATTTATTTTCCGAAACGAAAGGATCTGGAGATGAGGATGAGGCTTTGGCCGAAGATCCAAACCAAGGATCAAACCTTCAGGGTGAAGTTTTGATCCTTGAAAAGAAAAATATCGCAAAGAAGATTTCGGAAAATGAGAATATACCTCTCGGAACTGCGACTCGATATGTTTCCGAAATCCGTAAAGAGCTTCACTCTAAAGATCCTAAACCGGCAAAGCAAAAGACGACAAAAGAAACTCATTCTAATAAGGACAAAGTAAAGGAATTTCAGAAGAAGTTTTCTAGGCTAACCGCTACGGGCAAGAAGACGGAGGTCAATCGACTTGTAGGAAAACTAATCGGAGTTCGGAAAAAAATATCCGAATTGAATGCTCAAATTTCTGCTCTTCAAAGTCAAGAGAGCGAAGCTATAGAGAAACTTGTGTCTGTCGGAGAGAAGAAGAGGGTCCAGGGGTTGCACGTATGA
- a CDS encoding ParA family protein, whose product MYIIAVASLKGGVGKTTHSTNLSVHLSMKGKRVLAVDLDLNNNLTDFFLRSLDRNYLEERNVLSVILGEKEIEDCVHKTGFSGLEVLPATISLGAKTKNLETDFLLSTLGSSLKRLDYDYIVLDTPGHLSVELQFAVTISDLILSPVCPKRWVFQGMKDLKDVEEGFEKESLRIVAVPSMVGKGKQEEERLFNLKKKYPVTRTSIGKLRAIEKASEEGKALKVGSKGYLWFESLADEILQIQKRSVTSKQRMFV is encoded by the coding sequence GTGTATATAATCGCAGTCGCATCTTTAAAAGGAGGGGTAGGTAAGACTACACACTCTACGAATTTATCGGTCCATCTTTCTATGAAAGGAAAACGAGTCCTTGCGGTGGACTTGGATTTGAACAATAACCTAACGGATTTTTTCTTGAGGAGTTTGGATAGAAACTATCTGGAGGAAAGAAACGTACTTTCGGTAATCCTAGGAGAAAAGGAAATCGAAGATTGTGTCCATAAAACGGGGTTTTCAGGCTTGGAAGTATTGCCTGCGACTATTTCCTTGGGAGCAAAGACGAAGAATCTGGAAACGGACTTTCTTCTTTCTACTTTGGGGAGTTCCCTGAAACGATTGGATTACGACTATATAGTCTTAGATACACCGGGACATTTATCCGTAGAGTTGCAATTTGCGGTTACGATTTCCGATCTGATCCTTTCTCCTGTTTGCCCGAAACGTTGGGTGTTCCAAGGAATGAAGGATTTAAAAGACGTGGAAGAGGGTTTCGAGAAAGAGTCCCTTCGGATCGTTGCGGTCCCTTCTATGGTTGGTAAAGGAAAACAGGAAGAAGAGAGACTTTTTAACTTAAAAAAGAAATATCCCGTGACTCGAACTTCTATCGGAAAACTGAGAGCGATTGAAAAAGCATCGGAAGAAGGAAAGGCCCTAAAGGTCGGAAGTAAAGGATACCTTTGGTTTGAATCACTTGCAGACGAAATCCTTCAAATCCAAAAGCGGAGTGTTACTTCTAAACAAAGGATGTTCGTATGA
- a CDS encoding tyrosine-type recombinase/integrase has translation MGFNPYASTGGKKNKIPKELRYLLPLTEDPNPSILEKRILEYLYYERGLGFVVDKTIRGHRFFLEVFFRWCIERGIEDPEQLSMSLVDRYQRYVSQYKNQVTKRLIIPQTQAHFLNTVRAFYLWMERRELIVKNPCLEMRLPRNIKRIPRNVLKVEEAEKILSVPDLNSPLGLRDRAILELFYSTGMRRFELQKLKIQNIDFVNGTVFIEEGKRKQDRLIPVSERALEWIRKYLEDVRIRYVKEPDDGTLFLSRFGKPIDLEWIGWMVTGSRNKSGVEKKGSTHMFRHTTATLMLENGADIRFVQEMLGHRQLSSTQIYTHVAIRKLKEVYEKTHPAEIKVEKSELELGEEGKKTSDSS, from the coding sequence ATGGGTTTTAATCCTTACGCAAGCACTGGCGGCAAGAAAAACAAGATCCCGAAGGAGCTCCGGTATCTATTGCCTTTAACGGAAGATCCGAATCCGAGTATTTTAGAGAAAAGAATATTAGAATACCTTTACTACGAAAGAGGACTTGGGTTTGTCGTGGATAAAACGATCCGGGGTCACCGGTTCTTTTTGGAGGTGTTTTTTAGATGGTGTATAGAAAGAGGGATAGAGGATCCTGAGCAGTTGAGCATGTCCCTTGTGGACAGATACCAAAGGTATGTATCCCAATATAAGAACCAAGTAACGAAAAGACTTATTATACCGCAGACCCAAGCGCATTTTCTAAACACGGTAAGGGCCTTTTACCTGTGGATGGAGAGACGGGAATTGATCGTAAAGAATCCCTGCCTGGAAATGAGGCTTCCCCGCAATATAAAAAGGATTCCTCGGAATGTATTGAAGGTGGAAGAAGCGGAGAAGATTTTGTCTGTTCCCGATTTGAACTCTCCTTTGGGACTTCGGGATCGTGCGATTCTGGAGTTATTCTATTCTACTGGTATGAGAAGATTCGAACTCCAAAAATTGAAAATTCAGAATATAGACTTCGTGAATGGAACGGTATTTATAGAAGAGGGAAAGAGAAAGCAGGACAGACTGATTCCGGTTTCAGAAAGAGCTTTGGAGTGGATTCGCAAGTATTTAGAGGATGTTCGGATCCGGTATGTGAAGGAGCCGGACGATGGGACTTTGTTTTTATCCAGATTTGGGAAACCGATAGATTTAGAATGGATTGGGTGGATGGTAACAGGCTCCCGTAATAAATCAGGTGTAGAGAAGAAAGGTTCGACTCACATGTTCCGGCACACTACTGCGACTTTGATGCTTGAGAACGGAGCGGACATTCGTTTCGTCCAAGAGATGCTTGGACACCGTCAGTTAAGTTCCACCCAAATCTATACTCACGTAGCGATCCGTAAACTGAAAGAGGTCTACGAGAAGACCCACCCTGCGGAAATCAAGGTGGAGAAATCGGAATTGGAACTGGGAGAGGAAGGAAAAAAGACCTCTGACTCAAGCTAA